In Macadamia integrifolia cultivar HAES 741 chromosome 1, SCU_Mint_v3, whole genome shotgun sequence, a single window of DNA contains:
- the LOC122075588 gene encoding bifunctional protein FolD 2-like isoform X1, with product MASTANQKASIIDGKAIAQTIRSEIAAEVQHLSQKYGKVPGLAVVIVGNRKDSQSYVNMKRKACAEVGIKSVDVDLPEQVSEDELIQKVHDLNAQPDVHGILVQLPLPKHINEEKVLSEISIDKDVDGFHPLNIGKLAMKGREPLFQPCTPKGCLELLSRSGISVKGKRAVVVGRSNIVGLPVSLLLLKADATVTVVHSHTHNAESIIREADIVIAAAGQAMMIKGDWIKPGAAVIDVGTNAFDDPSKKSGYRLVGDVDFQEACKVAGWVTPVPGGVGPMTVAMLLKNTLDGAKHKMEH from the exons ATGGCGTCGACGGCCAATCAAAAGGCATCTATCATCGACGGTAAAGCCATAGCTCAGACTATCCGGTCAGAAATCGCCGCCGAAGTTCAGCATCTTTCCCAGAAATACGGCAAG GTCCCTGGACTTGCTGTTGTCATTGTGGGCAACAGGAAGGATTCTCAAAGCTATGTGAATATGAAGAGGAAGGCATGTGCTGAAGTTGGCATTAAGTCAGTTGATGTAGATCTTCCAGAGCAAGTATCTGAGGATGAATTGATCCAGAAGGTCCATGACTTAAATGCACAACCTGATGTACATG GGATACTGGTCCAACTTCCATTGCCAAAGCATATTAACGAGGAGAAAGTCCTAAGTGAAATCAGCATTGATAAGGATGTAGACGGTTTTCATCCGCTGAATATTGGCAAGCTAGCAATGAAAGGCAGAGAACCTTTGTTTCAGCCTTGCACCCCCAAG GGATGTCTAGAACTTCTGTCACGGAGTGGAATAAGTGTAAAGGGTAAAAGAGCAGTTGTGGTTGGTCGAAGCAACATAGTCGGATTGCCGGTTTCACTATTACTTCTGAAAGCAGATGCCACTGTTACCGTAGTTCACTCTCATACCCATAATGCAGAAAGCATCATTCGGGAAGCAGACATTGTTATTGCTGCAGCAGGACAAGCAATGATG ATCAAGGGGGATTGGATTAAACCTGGAGCAGCAGTTATTGATGTGGGTACAAATGCTTTTGATGACCCAAGTAAGAAATCAGGTTACAGGTTAGTAGGTGATGTAGACTTCCAAGAAGCATGTAAGGTAGCTGGATGGGTGACACCTGTTCCTGGTGGTGTGGGCCCAATGACCGTTGCAATGTTACTCAAGAATACATTAGATGGTGCAAAACATAAGATGGAACACTAA
- the LOC122075588 gene encoding bifunctional protein FolD 2-like isoform X2: MASTANQKASIIDGKAIAQTIRSEIAAEVQHLSQKYGKVPGLAVVIVGNRKDSQSYVNMKRKACAEVGIKSVDVDLPEQVSEDELIQKVHDLNAQPDVHGILVQLPLPKHINEEKVLSEISIDKDVDGFHPLNIGKLAMKGREPLFQPCTPKGCLELLSRSGISVKGKRAVVVGRSNIVGLPVSLLLLKADATVTVVHSHTHNAESIIREADIVIAAAGQAISRGIGLNLEQQLLMWVQMLLMTQVRNQVTG; this comes from the exons ATGGCGTCGACGGCCAATCAAAAGGCATCTATCATCGACGGTAAAGCCATAGCTCAGACTATCCGGTCAGAAATCGCCGCCGAAGTTCAGCATCTTTCCCAGAAATACGGCAAG GTCCCTGGACTTGCTGTTGTCATTGTGGGCAACAGGAAGGATTCTCAAAGCTATGTGAATATGAAGAGGAAGGCATGTGCTGAAGTTGGCATTAAGTCAGTTGATGTAGATCTTCCAGAGCAAGTATCTGAGGATGAATTGATCCAGAAGGTCCATGACTTAAATGCACAACCTGATGTACATG GGATACTGGTCCAACTTCCATTGCCAAAGCATATTAACGAGGAGAAAGTCCTAAGTGAAATCAGCATTGATAAGGATGTAGACGGTTTTCATCCGCTGAATATTGGCAAGCTAGCAATGAAAGGCAGAGAACCTTTGTTTCAGCCTTGCACCCCCAAG GGATGTCTAGAACTTCTGTCACGGAGTGGAATAAGTGTAAAGGGTAAAAGAGCAGTTGTGGTTGGTCGAAGCAACATAGTCGGATTGCCGGTTTCACTATTACTTCTGAAAGCAGATGCCACTGTTACCGTAGTTCACTCTCATACCCATAATGCAGAAAGCATCATTCGGGAAGCAGACATTGTTATTGCTGCAGCAGGACAAGCAAT ATCAAGGGGGATTGGATTAAACCTGGAGCAGCAGTTATTGATGTGGGTACAAATGCTTTTGATGACCCAAGTAAGAAATCAGGTTACAGGTTAG
- the LOC122086511 gene encoding probable protein phosphatase 2C 40 isoform X1 → MQGAVTMLGEIINGPDGELKVSFGYQCNGNERSSCELYDGCEISSGAKLPRNNSSFCLSGAALSANATLANTNICNGLIGEGILPGLDSPKSFRRVPSSPSFSRLDILSSSLQSSGSILSSSVSTQSEPSEWDFRVLNSMSAPSGSEGFLNAGEVQVAGGAAGEDRVQAVCSEENGWLFCGIYDGFNGRDAADFLAGTLYETIVFYLGSLDLEPKQDTVISSDGSLSYFLEDSIISSQKGSPPGIFRSKNPRINNVTIEGSLAKEEDSNDLFRKGVLDSLQHALSQAENDFLHMVEQEMEDRPDLVSIGSCVLIVLLHRNDLYVLNLGDSRAVLATYGESIDEGGTKSLEVIQLTDSHTVDNEVERRKLLNDHPDDPAAIVAGKVKGKLKVTRAFGVGYLKKKKMNDVLMGILRVQSLLSPPYISTQPSVNIHRISKNDHFVIVASDGLFDFFSNDEAVKLVLTYILSNPFGDPAKFLLEQLVLRAANSAGFSTEELMRIPAGRRRKYHDDVTVIVIILGRNQRTSTASTCL, encoded by the exons ATGCAAGGAG cTGTAACCATGCTAGGAGAAATAATTAATGGGCCAGATGGAGAGCTTAAAGTTAGTTTTGGCTACCAATGCAATGGAAATGAAAGAAGTTCTTGCGAGCTTTATGATGGATGTGAAATCTCGTCTGGAGCTAAACTCCCAAGAAACAACAGCTCTTTCTGCTTGTCTGGAGCTGCCCTAAGTGCTAATGCCACATTGGCAAACACAAACATCTGCAATGGTCTAATTGGGGAAGGAATACTTCCTGGTTTGGATTCTCCAAAGTCATTCCGAAGGGTTCCCTCTTCGCCATCTTTCTCAAGGTTGGATATTTTGTCATCTTCTCTGCAGAGTAGTGGATCAATCTTGAGTTCCAGTGTATCGACGCAAAGTGAGCCATCTGAATGGGATTTCCGTGTGTTGAATTCTATGAGTGCCCCTTCAGGAAGTGAAGGTTTCCTCAATGCTGGAGAAGTGCAAGTTGCTGGTGGTGCTGCTGGGGAAGATAGAGTTCAAGCTGTTTGTTCTGAAGAGAATGGGTGGCTTTTCTGTGGTATATATGATGGATTCAATGGACGGGATGCAGCTGACTTTCTGGCTGGAACATTGTATGAGACAATTGTATTCTACTTGGGTTCCTTGGATTTGGAACCAAAGCAAGACACCGTCATATCTTCAGATGGTTCCCTCTCATATTTTCTTGAGGACAGTATTATTAGCTCTCAGAAGGGAAGTCCTCCAGGAATTTTTAGGAGCAAGAATCCAAGAATAAATAATGTCACCATTGAAGGCTCATTGGCCAAGGAGGAAGACTCAAATGATTTGTTTAGGAAGGGGGTGCTTGATAGTCTCCAACATGCTCTTAGTCAGGCAGAGAATGACTTCTTGCACATGGTCGAGCAGGAAATGGAGGACCGTCCAGATTTGGTATCCATTGGATCTTGTGTTTTGATTGTGCTTCTTCATAGGAATGATCTTTATGTTCTTAATTTAGGTGACAGTAGAGCTGTATTGGCTACATATGGCGAAAGCATTGATGAAGGCGGCACCAAGTCTTTGGAAGTTATCCAGCTCACTGATAGTCATACCGTTGATAATGAAGTAGAACGAAGGAAGCTTCTGAATGATCATCCTGATGACCCCGCAGCAATTGTAGCTGGAAAAGTTAAAGGAAAATTGAAAGTAACCCGTGCATTTGGAGTAGGCTATTTGAAAAAG aagaaaatgaatgatGTTCTTATGGGTATTCTTCGAGTCCAAAGCCTATTAAGTCCTCCATATATCTCCACGCAACCTTCAGTGAACATTCACAGAATCTCAAAGAATGATCACTTTGTAATCGTTGCAAGTGATGGTTTGTTTGACTTCTTTAGCAACGATGAGGCTGTAAAACTTGTCCTCACCTATATTTTGAGCAATCCATTTGGCGATCCTGCAAAGTTCTTGCTGGAACAGCTAGTATTAAGAGCAGCTAATAGTGCAG GTTTCAGTACAGAAGAGTTGATGAGGATACCTGCTGGTCGGAGAAGGAAATATCATGATGATGTGACCGTTATTGTTATCATCCTTGGGAGAAACCAACGCACATCAACAGCATCAACTTGTCTGTAA
- the LOC122086511 gene encoding probable protein phosphatase 2C 40 isoform X2 — protein sequence MLGEIINGPDGELKVSFGYQCNGNERSSCELYDGCEISSGAKLPRNNSSFCLSGAALSANATLANTNICNGLIGEGILPGLDSPKSFRRVPSSPSFSRLDILSSSLQSSGSILSSSVSTQSEPSEWDFRVLNSMSAPSGSEGFLNAGEVQVAGGAAGEDRVQAVCSEENGWLFCGIYDGFNGRDAADFLAGTLYETIVFYLGSLDLEPKQDTVISSDGSLSYFLEDSIISSQKGSPPGIFRSKNPRINNVTIEGSLAKEEDSNDLFRKGVLDSLQHALSQAENDFLHMVEQEMEDRPDLVSIGSCVLIVLLHRNDLYVLNLGDSRAVLATYGESIDEGGTKSLEVIQLTDSHTVDNEVERRKLLNDHPDDPAAIVAGKVKGKLKVTRAFGVGYLKKKKMNDVLMGILRVQSLLSPPYISTQPSVNIHRISKNDHFVIVASDGLFDFFSNDEAVKLVLTYILSNPFGDPAKFLLEQLVLRAANSAGFSTEELMRIPAGRRRKYHDDVTVIVIILGRNQRTSTASTCL from the exons ATGCTAGGAGAAATAATTAATGGGCCAGATGGAGAGCTTAAAGTTAGTTTTGGCTACCAATGCAATGGAAATGAAAGAAGTTCTTGCGAGCTTTATGATGGATGTGAAATCTCGTCTGGAGCTAAACTCCCAAGAAACAACAGCTCTTTCTGCTTGTCTGGAGCTGCCCTAAGTGCTAATGCCACATTGGCAAACACAAACATCTGCAATGGTCTAATTGGGGAAGGAATACTTCCTGGTTTGGATTCTCCAAAGTCATTCCGAAGGGTTCCCTCTTCGCCATCTTTCTCAAGGTTGGATATTTTGTCATCTTCTCTGCAGAGTAGTGGATCAATCTTGAGTTCCAGTGTATCGACGCAAAGTGAGCCATCTGAATGGGATTTCCGTGTGTTGAATTCTATGAGTGCCCCTTCAGGAAGTGAAGGTTTCCTCAATGCTGGAGAAGTGCAAGTTGCTGGTGGTGCTGCTGGGGAAGATAGAGTTCAAGCTGTTTGTTCTGAAGAGAATGGGTGGCTTTTCTGTGGTATATATGATGGATTCAATGGACGGGATGCAGCTGACTTTCTGGCTGGAACATTGTATGAGACAATTGTATTCTACTTGGGTTCCTTGGATTTGGAACCAAAGCAAGACACCGTCATATCTTCAGATGGTTCCCTCTCATATTTTCTTGAGGACAGTATTATTAGCTCTCAGAAGGGAAGTCCTCCAGGAATTTTTAGGAGCAAGAATCCAAGAATAAATAATGTCACCATTGAAGGCTCATTGGCCAAGGAGGAAGACTCAAATGATTTGTTTAGGAAGGGGGTGCTTGATAGTCTCCAACATGCTCTTAGTCAGGCAGAGAATGACTTCTTGCACATGGTCGAGCAGGAAATGGAGGACCGTCCAGATTTGGTATCCATTGGATCTTGTGTTTTGATTGTGCTTCTTCATAGGAATGATCTTTATGTTCTTAATTTAGGTGACAGTAGAGCTGTATTGGCTACATATGGCGAAAGCATTGATGAAGGCGGCACCAAGTCTTTGGAAGTTATCCAGCTCACTGATAGTCATACCGTTGATAATGAAGTAGAACGAAGGAAGCTTCTGAATGATCATCCTGATGACCCCGCAGCAATTGTAGCTGGAAAAGTTAAAGGAAAATTGAAAGTAACCCGTGCATTTGGAGTAGGCTATTTGAAAAAG aagaaaatgaatgatGTTCTTATGGGTATTCTTCGAGTCCAAAGCCTATTAAGTCCTCCATATATCTCCACGCAACCTTCAGTGAACATTCACAGAATCTCAAAGAATGATCACTTTGTAATCGTTGCAAGTGATGGTTTGTTTGACTTCTTTAGCAACGATGAGGCTGTAAAACTTGTCCTCACCTATATTTTGAGCAATCCATTTGGCGATCCTGCAAAGTTCTTGCTGGAACAGCTAGTATTAAGAGCAGCTAATAGTGCAG GTTTCAGTACAGAAGAGTTGATGAGGATACCTGCTGGTCGGAGAAGGAAATATCATGATGATGTGACCGTTATTGTTATCATCCTTGGGAGAAACCAACGCACATCAACAGCATCAACTTGTCTGTAA
- the LOC122088118 gene encoding heavy metal-associated isoprenylated plant protein 35-like: MATKPAEAALEPLKYQTWVLKVSIHCEGCKRKVKKVLQSIDGVYTTTIDSQQQKVTVTGNVDAETLIKKLLKTGKPAELWPDKAEKEGKKSGKGKNAKKHNDTESIEKGEVVVEGENRSPENEEPKTASTDKSTGKSSDGGGANKNTGGGGDENNETAKPDGKKGQNSNAGTDQKDVTGEGDGAAEKSGSGNGGKKKKNKGQKGTDVNNEGVGKTSGDTAATTGSVATPAPVPTEPAAAFTNINPPGHQGYPYPYPYPYPYPTYVAPRVLSYHTAHPSASYTYARPPPYSHTYTAAESYSPPRQPADSFEMFSDENAHGCVIM; encoded by the exons ATGGCGACCAAACCAGCTGAAGCAGCTTTGGAACCCTTGAAATACCAG ACATGGGTCTTGAAAGTATCCATCCATTGCGAAGGTTGCAAGAGAAAGGTCAAGAAGGTTCTGCAGAGCATCGACG GCGTTTACACAACTACGATCGATTCCCAGCAACAGAAAGTTACAGTGACTGGGAATGTCGACGCTGAGACACTCATCAAGAAGCTTTTGAAGACGGGGAAACCCGCAGAGCTCTGGCCTGATAAAGCTgagaaggaagggaaaaaatcaGGGAAGGGGAAGAACGCCAAGAAACATAACGACACAGAGAGCATCGAGAAGGGCGAAGTGGTTGTCGAGGGAGAGAACAGATCTCCAGAGAACGAAGAACCCAAAACTGCTTCCACGGATAAAAGCACAGGCAAAAGTAGCGACGGTGGCGGTGCAAACAAGAACACCGGCGGCGGCGGCGATGAAAACAATGAGACGGCGAAGCCCGATGGAAAGAAGGGACAGAATTCGAACGCCGGCACGGACCAGAAGGACGTGACCGGAGAAGGCGACGGAGCAGCTGAGAAAAGCGGCAGTGGCAATGGaggtaaaaagaagaaaaataaagggcAAAAAGGAACTGACGTCAACAACGAGGGTGTGGGTAAAACCTCCGGCGATACAGCGGCGACCACTGGATCGGTAGCTACTCCTGCTCCGGTCCCTACGGAGCCAGCCGCAGCGTTCACCAATATCAACCCTCCAGGTCATCAAGGATACCCGTATCCATACCCGTACCCATACCCATACCCTACCTACGTTGCTCCTCGCGTATTGAGTTACCACACGGCGCATCCTAGCGCGAGCTACACCTATGCTCGGCCACCGCCGTATTCTCATACGTACACGGCTGCGGAGTCTTACTCACCTCCACGACAACCGGCGGATTCTTTCGAGATGTTCAGTGATGAGAATGCCCACGGTTGCGTGATCATGTGA